A DNA window from Oscillospiraceae bacterium contains the following coding sequences:
- the sigK gene encoding RNA polymerase sporulation sigma factor SigK, giving the protein MMTLFGIPLSALFFLALYIKDKNAFAPPLSAAKEADCLRRIECGDKHARNELIEHNLRLVAHIAKKFAPYPPEQEDLISIGTIGLIKAADSFERKKDFRFSTYASKCITNEILMHFRSIRKCSSDVSLFDPVETESGSGSVQIIDTLMADFDLEDTVQLKLDVQRLYDALSSLDERSHRVILLRYGLAGNAPLTQSEIAAQLGISRSYVSRIEKSALEKLKGAL; this is encoded by the coding sequence ATGATGACTTTATTCGGCATTCCGCTCTCCGCACTCTTTTTCCTCGCGCTGTATATCAAAGACAAGAATGCGTTTGCGCCTCCGCTCTCCGCTGCCAAGGAGGCCGACTGTCTGCGGCGGATCGAATGTGGTGACAAGCATGCCCGAAACGAATTAATCGAGCATAATCTTCGGCTTGTGGCACATATCGCCAAAAAATTCGCCCCCTACCCGCCCGAACAGGAGGATTTGATCTCGATCGGTACGATCGGGCTGATCAAGGCCGCCGACAGCTTTGAGCGCAAAAAGGACTTTCGCTTTTCTACATATGCCTCGAAATGCATCACCAATGAAATCTTGATGCACTTCCGATCCATCCGCAAGTGCTCGAGCGACGTCTCGCTGTTTGACCCGGTCGAGACCGAGTCGGGCAGCGGCAGTGTTCAAATCATCGATACACTGATGGCGGATTTCGACCTTGAGGACACCGTACAACTCAAATTAGACGTACAGCGGCTGTATGACGCGCTCTCCTCACTGGACGAACGCAGCCACCGGGTGATTTTATTGCGCTACGGGCTGGCCGGTAATGCGCCGCTGACGCAATCCGAGATCGCGGCGCAGCTGGGAATCTCGCGCTCCTATGTCTCGCGCATCGAAAAATCCGCCCTCGAAAAACTGAAAGGGGCATTGTGA
- a CDS encoding zinc metallopeptidase, which yields MYPFGYYIGFDQWYFILIIPAIIISLIAQMKVKSTFAKYSKIPTMRGLTGAQAAEAVLRKNGVIGVQIERVSGQLTDHYDPKANVIRLSDSVYQSNSIAAVGVAAHEAGHAVQYAEEYFPIKIRGVIYPIAQAGSYLSWILILFGLFMNFSGLIFAGIIAFSAAVLFQLITLPTEFNASKRAIEGIQSTYSLDEEETKGAKSVLTAAAMTYVAAVIVSLAQLLRLLLLFGGRRRN from the coding sequence TTGTATCCCTTTGGCTATTATATCGGATTTGACCAATGGTATTTTATCCTGATTATACCCGCGATCATCATCTCGTTGATCGCTCAGATGAAGGTGAAATCCACATTTGCAAAATACTCGAAAATACCGACGATGCGGGGTCTGACCGGCGCGCAGGCAGCCGAAGCCGTGCTGCGTAAAAACGGTGTCATTGGTGTTCAGATTGAGCGTGTAAGCGGACAGTTGACAGACCATTACGATCCCAAGGCCAATGTGATTCGGTTGTCCGATTCGGTGTATCAATCCAATTCCATTGCGGCGGTGGGTGTTGCCGCACATGAGGCGGGGCATGCGGTACAATACGCCGAGGAGTATTTCCCCATCAAAATCAGGGGCGTCATTTATCCCATCGCGCAAGCCGGTTCTTATCTGTCTTGGATTTTGATTCTGTTCGGCTTGTTTATGAATTTTTCGGGATTGATTTTCGCCGGCATCATTGCTTTCTCTGCAGCAGTTCTGTTTCAACTGATCACGCTTCCGACTGAGTTCAACGCTTCGAAACGTGCGATTGAGGGTATTCAATCCACATACAGCTTAGATGAGGAGGAGACCAAAGGCGCAAAATCGGTCTTAACCGCAGCGGCGATGACCTATGTAGCGGCAGTGATCGTATCGCTGGCTCAGTTGCTACGGTTGCTGCTTTTGTTTGGCGGAAGACGGCGAAATTAA
- a CDS encoding HAMP domain-containing sensor histidine kinase yields MSEKLTGVDELVDRAGKYLGETIASNMMAIDHLAEMYLGDEEQKLIGKLFENNLRLLRFMRLYTAFAQYKYGTEDFYPKNSDIADLLLSVCSQTREILGDSVSLEEDIPQTPVVTVADCKNLRKCVLALLSNAVHNCDKIIRISLKKTKAGLIITVFDDGKPADKATKDRIEKGLNGGINNIDGSGMGLAVAAMIVRAHGGQLEFVARKSGNEFKITLPERTDNTLLFSAGVPQYGERFNPAVVELCDSYLKTLKERK; encoded by the coding sequence GTGTCTGAGAAATTAACAGGGGTAGACGAACTCGTCGACCGGGCCGGAAAATATCTTGGAGAGACGATTGCAAGCAACATGATGGCCATCGATCATCTCGCAGAGATGTACCTGGGTGATGAAGAGCAAAAACTCATCGGCAAATTGTTCGAAAACAATTTACGGCTGCTGCGTTTTATGCGTTTATATACTGCTTTTGCGCAGTATAAGTACGGGACCGAAGATTTTTATCCCAAAAACAGCGATATCGCGGATTTGCTTTTGTCCGTGTGTTCTCAGACACGCGAGATTTTGGGCGATTCAGTAAGCCTTGAAGAGGATATTCCGCAGACGCCGGTTGTGACGGTTGCCGATTGTAAAAACTTGAGAAAGTGTGTGCTTGCGTTGCTTTCCAACGCAGTACACAATTGCGACAAAATAATTCGGATCTCTTTGAAAAAGACGAAAGCGGGCTTGATAATCACTGTGTTTGATGACGGAAAGCCTGCTGACAAAGCAACAAAAGACCGCATTGAAAAAGGACTTAACGGCGGCATTAACAACATCGACGGCAGCGGCATGGGGCTTGCGGTCGCCGCTATGATCGTTAGAGCACACGGCGGACAACTGGAGTTTGTTGCGCGTAAAAGTGGAAATGAATTTAAAATCACACTCCCTGAGCGGACGGATAACACACTGCTGTTTTCTGCCGGTGTCCCTCAATACGGCGAACGCTTTAATCCGGCAGTCGTGGAACTGTGTGACAGTTATTTAAAAACACTCAAAGAACGGAAGTGA
- a CDS encoding DNA topoisomerase (ATP-hydrolyzing) subunit A: MAKRKGKETVKKPPRKTAEAYIPGSGEIRNEIITDTLEINFMPYAMSVIISRAIPEIDGFKPSHRKLLYTMYKMGLLGGSLTKSANVVGQTMRLNPHGEGAIYDTMVRMTRGNEALLVPYVESKGNFGKAYSRDMVCAASRYTEVKLTEVCKELFTDIDSDTVEFIDNYDSTTTEPTLLPVRFPSVLVNSNTGIAVGMASNICPFNLKEVCETAIALLKNPDHDLIQTLTAPDFPGGGALIYDKNALEEIYNTGRGSVKVRAIYTADRKENRIEVTQIPPTTSVEAIIDKIVDLVKSGRIKEISDIRDETDLAGLRIAIDLKRGADPDVIMAKLYKTTTLEDAFSANFNILIGATPMVMGIKEILSEWTAFRVECVKRRIFFDLKKRKDLLHLLRGLELILLDIDRAIATVRNTKEESMVIPNLMAEFGIDKIQAEYVAEIKLRNLNREYILKRLADIEKLEAEIAELELDFKSKQRQYGIIIRELEEVIKKYGAPRKTLILEPEAVTAVETPEPEAVDYPVTVYFTREGYMKKLTTMAVKNAGEHKLKDGDAIISTFETTNNSEILVLSDRQNAYKARLYEFEDGKSSAMGDYLPAKLGFEDGEGIVFFTCVNEYTGTLLIFFENGKAAKVDLGSYATKQNRRKLLGGYSGASKVVGIWQLKEGEPQNFAVYTNDTRCLVFDSDLLDTKTSRNTIGVTVINLKSGRKVKKVVQIQRMTKNMEAYKVFSLPRAGTPIKTEQLGLG; the protein is encoded by the coding sequence TTGGCCAAACGCAAAGGAAAAGAGACGGTAAAAAAGCCGCCGCGTAAAACCGCTGAGGCGTATATTCCGGGCAGTGGAGAGATTCGCAACGAGATCATCACCGATACACTTGAAATCAATTTCATGCCCTATGCGATGAGCGTGATTATTTCACGTGCAATCCCGGAAATTGACGGTTTTAAGCCTTCACACCGCAAGCTCCTGTACACGATGTACAAGATGGGGCTTTTAGGGGGTTCGCTGACCAAATCAGCCAATGTCGTCGGTCAGACTATGCGGCTCAATCCGCACGGTGAAGGGGCCATCTACGATACGATGGTACGTATGACTCGCGGTAACGAGGCCTTGCTGGTACCCTATGTCGAGTCTAAAGGTAACTTCGGTAAAGCTTATTCCCGCGATATGGTCTGTGCCGCCTCGCGTTATACAGAGGTCAAGCTGACTGAGGTCTGTAAGGAACTGTTTACCGATATCGACAGTGATACGGTCGAGTTTATCGATAACTACGATTCCACCACCACCGAACCGACGTTGCTGCCGGTTCGGTTTCCGAGCGTGTTGGTCAATTCCAATACGGGTATCGCGGTCGGAATGGCCAGCAATATCTGCCCATTTAATCTGAAAGAGGTCTGTGAGACCGCAATCGCCCTGCTTAAAAATCCCGATCACGATTTGATTCAAACCCTCACAGCCCCTGATTTTCCGGGCGGCGGTGCGTTGATTTATGATAAAAATGCGTTGGAAGAAATTTATAATACCGGACGCGGAAGCGTTAAGGTGCGTGCGATTTATACGGCGGATAGAAAGGAAAACCGTATCGAGGTCACACAGATACCGCCGACCACGAGTGTAGAGGCAATTATCGACAAGATTGTCGATCTGGTTAAATCGGGACGAATCAAGGAGATTTCCGACATCCGTGATGAGACTGACCTCGCGGGTCTGCGCATTGCGATCGACCTCAAGCGCGGCGCCGATCCCGATGTGATAATGGCCAAACTTTATAAAACAACGACATTGGAAGACGCTTTTTCAGCCAACTTTAATATATTAATCGGGGCTACGCCGATGGTAATGGGAATCAAGGAGATTCTGTCGGAGTGGACAGCTTTTCGGGTCGAGTGCGTCAAGCGCCGGATTTTCTTTGATCTGAAAAAGCGCAAGGATTTATTGCATTTACTGCGCGGCCTTGAGTTGATTCTGCTCGATATCGACCGCGCCATCGCTACGGTGCGAAACACCAAGGAAGAGTCGATGGTCATCCCCAACTTGATGGCCGAATTCGGCATTGACAAAATTCAAGCCGAATATGTCGCCGAGATCAAGCTGCGCAATCTCAACCGTGAATATATATTGAAGCGGTTGGCTGATATCGAAAAACTTGAAGCCGAGATCGCGGAATTGGAACTCGATTTTAAATCCAAACAGCGTCAGTACGGAATTATCATCCGCGAACTCGAGGAGGTCATTAAAAAATACGGCGCACCGCGTAAGACCCTTATTCTTGAACCTGAAGCCGTTACAGCTGTAGAGACACCTGAACCTGAAGCGGTTGATTATCCGGTCACGGTTTATTTTACCCGCGAGGGTTATATGAAAAAACTGACGACGATGGCCGTAAAAAATGCCGGAGAACATAAACTAAAGGACGGCGATGCCATCATCTCGACCTTTGAAACGACGAATAACAGTGAAATTCTGGTGCTTAGCGACCGCCAAAACGCTTATAAGGCCCGGTTGTATGAGTTCGAAGACGGAAAGTCCTCGGCGATGGGCGACTATCTTCCGGCAAAACTCGGTTTTGAAGACGGAGAAGGTATTGTGTTCTTCACCTGCGTGAATGAATATACCGGCACGCTGTTAATCTTCTTTGAAAACGGAAAAGCAGCCAAAGTGGATCTCGGCAGTTATGCAACCAAACAAAACCGCCGAAAATTACTCGGCGGTTACAGCGGAGCCAGTAAAGTTGTGGGCATTTGGCAGCTGAAAGAGGGAGAACCGCAAAATTTCGCGGTTTATACCAATGACACGCGTTGCCTGGTTTTTGATTCCGACTTGCTCGACACCAAGACCAGCAGAAATACGATCGGCGTGACGGTTATCAATTTGAAATCGGGAAGAAAGGTAAAGAAAGTCGTTCAGATTCAACGCATGACAAAGAATATGGAGGCCTACAAAGTATTCTCATTGCCGCGTGCGGGAACGCCCATTAAAACCGAGCAATTGGGACTCGGCTAA
- a CDS encoding hemolysin family protein → MGTEDIPLLLSLFVLILLSSYFSGTEMAFSAASRIRLKGLAGNGEKRAELALKILEQYDKFLTTALIGNNLVNIAATTIATILCIRLWGDVGATVSTVAMTILVLIFGEITPKTAAKRSPERYAMSSARSMWALMIVLTPLSFLFSQWQKYLSRKGHEETAITEAELLTIVEESRQEGALDDNEGELIRSAIEFNDLQASDILTPRVAVEAVDIEDGAEEIEKVFLESGFSRLPIYRKSIDNILGVITQKDYFANARAENKPPEELIKPVSFVPEVMPVSTLLKLLQNSKTHLAVVTDEYGGTLGIVTMEDILEELVGEIYDEHDDAEEETDIALIGEDEYKISGSAHLEELTTLINIPEEDVEEFATVNGWIADKLNKIPEEGDYYTDEGYEITVTDADERKANELILKRIPKQETEDE, encoded by the coding sequence ATGGGTACCGAGGACATACCGTTATTACTGTCATTGTTTGTTTTGATTCTGCTCTCGTCTTATTTTTCGGGAACAGAGATGGCGTTTTCCGCAGCCAGCCGGATTCGCCTGAAAGGACTTGCGGGAAACGGGGAAAAAAGAGCCGAACTGGCGCTGAAGATCCTGGAACAGTACGACAAATTCCTGACCACGGCCTTGATCGGCAACAATCTGGTGAACATTGCCGCCACCACCATCGCGACGATTTTGTGTATCAGATTATGGGGGGATGTCGGCGCGACCGTCTCGACGGTGGCAATGACAATCCTCGTGCTGATTTTCGGGGAAATCACCCCGAAGACCGCCGCAAAACGGTCACCCGAGCGCTATGCGATGTCTTCAGCCCGTTCAATGTGGGCGCTGATGATTGTTCTTACACCGCTTTCATTTTTGTTCTCCCAATGGCAGAAATATTTGAGCCGCAAAGGGCATGAGGAAACGGCTATCACCGAGGCGGAACTGCTGACTATTGTCGAGGAGAGCCGCCAAGAGGGCGCACTGGACGATAATGAAGGCGAATTGATCCGAAGCGCCATTGAATTTAACGATTTACAGGCCTCCGATATTCTGACACCCCGTGTGGCGGTTGAAGCGGTGGATATCGAGGACGGCGCCGAAGAGATTGAAAAAGTTTTTTTGGAGAGCGGTTTTTCCCGGCTTCCCATCTATCGCAAGAGCATCGACAATATTCTCGGCGTTATCACACAAAAGGATTATTTCGCGAATGCGCGTGCTGAAAACAAACCCCCTGAAGAGTTGATAAAACCGGTCAGTTTTGTGCCGGAGGTCATGCCGGTATCCACTTTGCTCAAATTGCTGCAAAACTCCAAGACTCATCTGGCCGTCGTGACCGACGAATACGGCGGAACGCTGGGCATCGTAACGATGGAGGACATCCTCGAAGAATTGGTCGGAGAGATCTACGACGAACATGACGACGCCGAAGAGGAGACCGATATCGCATTGATAGGTGAAGATGAATATAAAATCAGCGGAAGCGCTCACCTTGAAGAATTGACCACTTTGATCAACATTCCGGAAGAGGATGTGGAAGAATTCGCTACGGTTAACGGGTGGATCGCCGATAAACTCAACAAAATTCCCGAAGAGGGCGATTATTATACGGACGAGGGTTATGAAATCACCGTGACCGACGCCGACGAACGCAAAGCCAACGAACTGATTTTAAAACGCATTCCCAAACAAGAGACGGAAGATGAATAG
- a CDS encoding toprim domain-containing protein, with protein MARMPRQEKNTENISALKGADRVRKRPGVIFGSDGIEGCEHAVFEILSNSIDEAREGRGSKIYVTRHTDGSIEVEDFAGGIPVEYNKKEDRYNWELLFCELYAGGKYQNEDGGRYGYALGLNGLGLAATQYASKWMDVIIHRDDYEYTLHFEHGENVGGLKRKKCDYSHTGSRIRWLPDDEVFTDITIGKDYFLQLCNKQAVVNDGLRIYLNWEDADGTEKHEFCFKDGIVDYLKEITGDTALVPIKLWQAERTGRDRADKPEYKVKFNVAVTYSNTNRIIEYFHNSSPLEHGGAPEKAVKLAFVAMFDSYFKSKNRYTKGEEKLTFSDVEECLAIVTSSFSTQTSYENQTKKSITNKFIQDAMTDFLKHNLEVWFLENPDDAAKVADQILVNKRSRENAEKTRINLKKKIGGALDIANRVQKFVDCRTRDVDRRELFIVEGDSALGSCKLSRDAEFQAIMPVRGKTLNCMKADYDRIFNNEIILDIIKVLGCGVQLKTKAVKGVETFNIDRLRWNKVIICTDADVDGFHIRTMILTLFFRLTPALIEQGFIYIAESPLYEIISGGMSYFAYTEQEKAEILPKLEGKKYILHRSKGLGENEPEMMWNTTMNPETRRLIRIKPTDFETTAEVFDLLLGDNLAGRKDIIAKKGAQYIDLADIS; from the coding sequence ATGGCAAGAATGCCGAGACAGGAAAAGAATACAGAAAACATCTCCGCTTTAAAAGGTGCGGACAGAGTACGCAAACGCCCGGGCGTTATTTTCGGCTCGGACGGCATTGAGGGCTGCGAACACGCGGTATTTGAGATTTTATCCAATTCGATCGACGAAGCCAGAGAGGGCAGGGGCAGTAAAATTTATGTCACCCGCCATACTGACGGTTCGATTGAGGTCGAGGATTTTGCCGGGGGAATTCCGGTTGAATACAATAAAAAAGAGGACCGTTACAATTGGGAACTGCTATTCTGTGAACTCTATGCGGGCGGAAAATATCAAAACGAAGACGGCGGGCGATACGGCTATGCACTGGGCTTGAACGGTCTGGGTTTGGCTGCCACGCAGTATGCATCCAAGTGGATGGATGTCATTATCCATCGCGACGATTATGAATATACGCTGCATTTCGAGCACGGTGAAAACGTCGGCGGTCTCAAGCGCAAAAAGTGCGACTATTCACACACCGGTTCCCGCATCCGCTGGCTGCCCGACGACGAGGTCTTCACCGACATAACCATCGGAAAGGACTACTTTTTACAGCTGTGCAATAAGCAGGCGGTGGTCAATGACGGTCTGCGCATCTATCTGAACTGGGAAGATGCAGACGGTACGGAGAAACACGAATTCTGTTTTAAAGACGGTATTGTCGATTATCTGAAGGAAATCACCGGAGATACGGCTCTCGTACCGATTAAGCTTTGGCAAGCCGAACGTACCGGACGGGATCGTGCCGATAAACCTGAATATAAAGTAAAATTCAACGTCGCTGTGACCTATTCCAATACCAACCGCATCATCGAATATTTCCATAATTCCAGTCCGCTGGAACACGGCGGTGCGCCGGAAAAAGCGGTCAAATTGGCCTTTGTCGCCATGTTTGACAGCTATTTTAAAAGTAAGAACCGTTATACAAAAGGCGAGGAAAAACTCACATTCAGCGATGTAGAAGAGTGCCTCGCCATTGTGACGAGTTCCTTCTCAACCCAGACCAGTTATGAAAACCAGACCAAGAAGTCGATTACCAACAAGTTCATTCAAGACGCCATGACCGACTTTTTAAAACACAACCTCGAGGTTTGGTTTTTGGAAAACCCCGACGACGCCGCCAAGGTTGCCGATCAGATTCTGGTCAATAAGCGCAGCCGCGAAAATGCCGAAAAGACCCGCATCAATTTGAAGAAAAAGATCGGCGGAGCGTTGGACATCGCCAACCGAGTTCAGAAATTCGTCGACTGCCGCACGCGGGACGTCGATCGGCGGGAGCTCTTCATCGTCGAGGGCGATTCGGCACTCGGTTCGTGCAAACTCTCCAGGGACGCCGAATTCCAAGCCATTATGCCGGTGCGCGGCAAGACGTTGAATTGCATGAAGGCGGACTACGACAGGATCTTCAACAATGAAATTATTCTCGATATCATCAAAGTGCTCGGTTGTGGCGTGCAGCTGAAGACCAAAGCCGTAAAGGGTGTGGAGACATTCAATATCGACCGGCTGCGTTGGAACAAGGTCATCATCTGTACCGATGCCGATGTCGACGGCTTTCACATCCGCACAATGATCCTGACATTGTTTTTCCGACTGACTCCGGCTTTGATCGAGCAGGGTTTCATCTATATCGCAGAGTCGCCGCTGTATGAGATTATCAGCGGCGGTATGAGTTATTTTGCCTACACCGAGCAGGAGAAAGCCGAAATTTTGCCCAAGCTTGAGGGTAAAAAATATATCCTCCACCGTTCCAAGGGGCTGGGTGAAAACGAGCCGGAAATGATGTGGAATACCACCATGAATCCGGAGACCAGACGGCTGATTCGCATCAAGCCGACCGACTTCGAGACCACAGCGGAGGTTTTTGACCTGCTGCTGGGAGACAACCTCGCCGGAAGAAAAGATATCATTGCTAAAAAAGGTGCGCAGTATATCGATCTTGCGGACATATCATAG
- a CDS encoding chromate transporter, translating into MSEFLWTLLLLFWEFFKTGLFAVGGGLATIPFLYDIAARYDWFTDSQLANMLAISESTPGPIGVNAATFAGFHAAGILGGIVATLALILPSFVIIVIVSKAYQRFRCSLLVNSAFETVRPAAVGLIGAASMNLIEAAIFPGAAVTAFSDVLSQISWIALALVVICAILAYKIKKHPIWYIGAGAVVGLVLGYTGLL; encoded by the coding sequence ATGTCTGAGTTCCTTTGGACCCTGCTGCTCCTGTTCTGGGAGTTTTTCAAGACCGGCTTATTCGCGGTCGGCGGCGGATTGGCAACCATTCCGTTTTTATACGATATCGCCGCGCGCTATGACTGGTTCACCGATAGCCAGTTGGCAAATATGTTGGCAATCTCGGAGTCAACACCCGGTCCGATCGGAGTCAATGCCGCCACTTTCGCAGGGTTTCATGCAGCGGGGATTTTGGGCGGCATTGTCGCAACGCTGGCGTTGATCCTGCCGAGTTTTGTGATTATCGTAATTGTTTCAAAGGCTTATCAGCGGTTTCGCTGTTCTTTGTTGGTCAATTCGGCTTTTGAGACTGTGAGACCGGCAGCAGTAGGATTGATCGGTGCGGCGAGTATGAACCTGATTGAAGCGGCCATTTTCCCCGGAGCTGCCGTAACTGCATTTTCGGATGTGCTGTCACAGATAAGTTGGATTGCATTGGCCCTGGTCGTCATATGTGCGATATTGGCTTACAAAATTAAAAAGCATCCGATTTGGTATATCGGTGCGGGTGCTGTGGTCGGTTTGGTTTTAGGCTATACAGGATTGTTATAA